One window from the genome of Actinoplanes teichomyceticus ATCC 31121 encodes:
- a CDS encoding TetR/AcrR family transcriptional regulator, whose protein sequence is MATVKRAPAGAAVLRNDITVAIRNAVMSELAEVGYGRLSIEAVARRAGVGKTAIYRRWSNKLEMVLEIITEVAGRKVPLPDTGSFAGDLDLLMMIVSKALQHRVASQIIPDLMAEAARNPQIAETLQRVLRTHQQAVGEKLVGQAVARGELPQDTDAEVAVDLILGPLYWRLAVSRQPIGDDYLEKLAAAVLGSLRGGAAAP, encoded by the coding sequence GTGGCGACAGTCAAACGCGCACCGGCCGGAGCGGCGGTGCTCCGCAACGACATCACTGTGGCGATCCGGAACGCGGTCATGAGCGAACTGGCAGAGGTCGGTTACGGCCGCCTGTCGATCGAAGCCGTGGCCCGGCGTGCCGGGGTCGGCAAGACCGCGATCTACCGGCGGTGGAGCAACAAACTGGAGATGGTACTGGAGATCATCACGGAAGTCGCCGGGCGGAAGGTGCCACTTCCGGACACCGGCAGCTTCGCGGGCGATCTCGACCTGTTGATGATGATCGTCAGCAAGGCGTTGCAGCATCGGGTCGCTTCGCAGATCATCCCCGACCTGATGGCCGAAGCCGCCCGGAACCCGCAGATCGCCGAGACGCTGCAACGGGTGCTGCGCACGCACCAGCAGGCGGTCGGGGAGAAGCTGGTCGGCCAGGCGGTCGCCCGCGGCGAGCTGCCCCAGGACACCGACGCGGAGGTGGCGGTCGACCTGATCCTCGGCCCGCTGTACTGGCGGCTGGCCGTGTCCCGCCAGCCGATCGGCGACGACTACCTGGAGAAGCTGGCCGCCGCGGTGCTCGGCTCGCTGCGGGGCGGCGCCGCGGCCCCCTGA
- a CDS encoding neprosin family prolyl endopeptidase, producing the protein MLKSRRGLLAAGLTVAVIGAIGVASTLNAGAEQIPGAPVAAPASAPVAAPDAQPPASLPWGTKPQRVKRGRDGATSRALKAAGLSAAAPAGGDRTTPDDEYAPKGRSSRSTFLKTARTTVVPPEPPSTDPSPAPSSSAPTVTFLYNVGSQAAVSEGAYANLTINKPVLDKSDYHTLAELAVQSADGAQIVEVGWTVDRVVNGDDDPHLFVYHWVDRQATCYNGCGFVRYSKTVAPGDTLTVDTQKKFGIQFYGGAWWVAYDTEWVGYFPAKIWDNEFTRTGMVQIFGEVAASSDRPCTQMGNGRPAIDATSARIGSVSYLNGPAPDLVVRSTSDYYRVSRLTARTFRYGGPGAC; encoded by the coding sequence GTGTTGAAGTCACGCCGCGGTCTGCTCGCCGCCGGCCTCACCGTCGCGGTGATCGGTGCGATCGGAGTCGCCTCCACCCTCAACGCCGGCGCCGAGCAGATCCCCGGCGCACCCGTCGCGGCGCCGGCCTCCGCACCCGTCGCGGCGCCGGACGCGCAGCCGCCGGCCAGCCTCCCCTGGGGCACGAAACCGCAGCGGGTCAAACGCGGCCGGGACGGCGCCACCAGCCGGGCGCTCAAGGCCGCCGGGCTCAGCGCCGCCGCACCGGCGGGCGGCGACCGGACCACACCCGACGACGAGTACGCCCCGAAGGGCCGCAGCTCCCGTTCCACGTTCCTGAAGACGGCCCGGACCACGGTGGTGCCGCCGGAACCGCCCAGCACCGACCCGTCGCCCGCGCCCAGCAGCTCCGCGCCGACGGTCACCTTCCTCTACAACGTCGGCTCGCAGGCCGCCGTCTCGGAGGGCGCCTACGCCAACCTGACGATCAACAAGCCGGTGCTGGACAAGAGCGATTACCACACCCTGGCCGAGCTGGCCGTGCAGTCCGCCGACGGGGCGCAGATCGTCGAGGTGGGGTGGACGGTCGACCGGGTGGTCAACGGCGACGACGACCCGCACCTGTTCGTCTACCACTGGGTCGACCGGCAGGCCACCTGCTACAACGGCTGCGGCTTCGTGCGGTACAGCAAGACCGTCGCGCCCGGCGACACGCTCACCGTCGACACCCAGAAGAAGTTCGGCATCCAGTTCTACGGCGGCGCCTGGTGGGTGGCGTACGACACCGAGTGGGTCGGCTACTTCCCGGCGAAGATCTGGGACAACGAGTTCACCAGGACCGGCATGGTGCAGATCTTCGGTGAGGTCGCCGCGTCCTCGGACCGGCCGTGCACCCAGATGGGCAACGGCAGGCCGGCCATCGACGCCACCTCGGCCCGGATCGGCAGCGTGTCGTACCTCAACGGTCCCGCCCCCGACCTGGTGGTACGCAGCACCAGCGACTACTACCGGGTTTCCAGGCTGACCGCCCGCACGTTCCGCTACGGCGGACCCGGGGCCTGCTGA
- a CDS encoding sigma-70 family RNA polymerase sigma factor, which produces MKRRVSPDEQLMTALYTEHYAILINFVSRYVSDRHKAEDLVQETLLRAWKHIDHLDPEPGRTRSYLLTIARNVVTNAWRAEQRRPRLVSDETAVNSVPSADNVDQMVEGWLVAEALERLSPEHRAVIQAMYYEGQSVADAARRLSVPEGTVKSRAYYAVRALRTVFEEMGMLR; this is translated from the coding sequence ATGAAGCGACGGGTGAGCCCCGACGAGCAACTGATGACCGCGCTCTACACGGAGCACTACGCAATCCTGATCAATTTCGTCTCGCGATACGTCTCCGACCGGCACAAAGCCGAGGACCTGGTCCAGGAGACGCTGTTACGGGCCTGGAAGCACATCGACCACCTCGACCCGGAACCCGGGCGAACCCGGTCGTACCTGCTCACCATCGCTCGTAACGTGGTGACCAACGCGTGGCGGGCGGAACAGCGCCGGCCCCGCCTGGTCTCCGACGAGACCGCGGTCAACTCCGTGCCGTCGGCGGACAATGTAGATCAGATGGTGGAGGGCTGGCTGGTCGCGGAAGCGCTGGAGCGGCTGTCCCCGGAGCACCGGGCGGTGATACAGGCCATGTACTACGAGGGGCAGAGCGTGGCCGACGCGGCACGACGGCTGTCGGTGCCGGAGGGCACGGTCAAATCGCGCGCCTATTACGCGGTCCGCGCGCTGCGCACCGTCTTCGAGGAGATGGGGATGCTGCGATGA
- a CDS encoding cysteine dioxygenase, producing MPVTAATRLDHLAVARRFAEAPQTWVTPPRFDPDRRWYHRLAVTDDYEVWLLTWLPGQQTELHDHGGSAGAFHVFSGTLTEDTVSGPATTPRVVSRDLGEGAGRRFGTHHLHRIVNRGADPAISVHVYGPALTSMTRYRLGPAGLETLTVDRAGAQW from the coding sequence ATGCCCGTCACCGCCGCCACCCGCCTGGACCATCTCGCCGTCGCGCGACGATTCGCCGAGGCGCCGCAGACCTGGGTCACGCCACCACGGTTCGACCCGGACCGACGGTGGTACCACCGCCTCGCGGTCACCGACGACTACGAGGTGTGGCTGCTCACCTGGCTGCCCGGGCAGCAGACCGAGTTGCACGACCACGGCGGCTCGGCCGGAGCGTTCCACGTCTTCAGCGGCACGCTCACCGAGGACACCGTCAGCGGACCGGCGACCACGCCACGGGTGGTCAGCCGCGACCTCGGCGAGGGCGCCGGCCGCCGGTTCGGCACCCACCACCTGCACCGCATCGTCAACCGCGGCGCCGACCCGGCGATCAGCGTGCACGTCTACGGCCCCGCGCTGACCAGCATGACCAGGTACCGTCTGGGCCCGGCCGGCCTGGAGACGCTGACCGTCGACCGGGCCGGCGCCCAGTGGTGA
- a CDS encoding response regulator, with protein MFTVLIADDEVDHRDLLAFALRRTGYQVVTAADASGALNELAHGGIDAALIDVRMPGVSGIDLCRRIRDDPALESLPILVISADPHRGQVTAALHAGADDYLTKPFARNELLARLGDLLHRPGAGAARSAGACRAALAAARHAVAQPAPRARHEESDLRRTA; from the coding sequence GTGTTCACAGTGCTGATAGCCGACGACGAGGTGGATCATCGCGATCTGCTCGCCTTCGCGCTGCGCCGCACCGGCTACCAGGTCGTCACTGCCGCCGACGCGTCCGGCGCGCTTAACGAGCTGGCCCACGGCGGCATCGACGCGGCCCTGATCGACGTGCGTATGCCCGGCGTCTCGGGCATCGACCTGTGCCGCCGGATCCGCGACGACCCGGCCCTGGAATCCCTGCCGATCCTGGTGATCAGCGCGGACCCGCACCGCGGCCAGGTCACCGCCGCGCTGCACGCCGGGGCCGACGACTACCTGACCAAGCCGTTCGCGCGGAACGAGCTGCTGGCCCGGCTCGGTGACCTGCTGCACCGGCCGGGCGCCGGAGCGGCCCGCTCGGCCGGCGCCTGCCGGGCCGCCCTGGCCGCCGCCCGGCACGCCGTCGCGCAACCCGCGCCGCGGGCCCGCCACGAGGAGAGCGACCTGCGGCGCACGGCATGA
- a CDS encoding ABC transporter ATP-binding protein: protein MADNERIPTVIADDAHVIYKVYGSAGNQQQSPLTSFKRIVTRTKAANVREVHAIKGVSFVAYRGEAIGLIGTNGSGKSTLLRAVAGLLPVARGAIYASGQPSLLGVNAVLMNDLPGDRNVELGCLAMGMTPAEVKEKKQGIIDFSGINDRGDFASLPMRTYSSGMSARLRFSIAAAKQHDVLLIDEALATGDAKFRRRSEARVRELRQQAGTVFLVSHSEQSIRDTCERAIWLESGLIRADGPTADVLKEYESFVRK from the coding sequence GTGGCTGACAACGAGCGCATCCCCACCGTCATCGCGGACGACGCGCACGTGATCTACAAGGTCTACGGCTCGGCCGGCAACCAGCAGCAGAGCCCGCTGACCAGCTTCAAGCGGATCGTCACCCGGACCAAGGCCGCGAACGTCCGCGAGGTGCACGCGATCAAGGGGGTGTCCTTCGTCGCCTACCGCGGCGAGGCGATCGGCCTGATCGGCACCAACGGCTCCGGCAAGTCGACCCTGCTGCGCGCGGTGGCCGGGCTGCTGCCGGTGGCCCGGGGCGCCATCTACGCGTCCGGCCAGCCGTCCCTGCTGGGCGTGAACGCGGTCCTGATGAACGACCTGCCCGGCGACCGCAACGTCGAGCTGGGCTGCCTGGCCATGGGCATGACGCCGGCCGAGGTCAAGGAGAAGAAGCAGGGCATCATCGACTTCTCCGGGATCAACGACCGGGGCGACTTCGCGTCGCTGCCGATGCGGACCTACTCCTCCGGCATGTCGGCCCGGCTGCGATTCTCCATCGCCGCGGCCAAGCAGCACGACGTGCTGCTCATCGACGAGGCGCTGGCCACCGGCGACGCGAAGTTCCGCCGGCGCAGCGAGGCACGGGTGCGCGAGCTGCGCCAGCAGGCCGGCACGGTGTTCCTGGTCAGCCACAGCGAGCAGTCGATCCGGGACACCTGTGAGCGGGCCATCTGGCTGGAGTCCGGGCTGATCCGGGCGGACGGCCCGACCGCCGACGTGCTCAAGGAGTACGAGTCCTTCGTCCGCAAGTAG
- a CDS encoding TetR/AcrR family transcriptional regulator, giving the protein MNSSPWRPLPERRPTRVLLDREQIIDAALRISDAEGIDAVSTRRVAAQFGTGPSSLYAHVSNKDELLRLMFDRVCGEIELPAQEPERWQHQIKELMRNTHRILLAHNDLARVALAMIPNGPNALRASEWMLSLAIRAGLPPDLSAWANERIFLYVTADAYEASIWRAQLRHLGRPKAEVERQVKGDLRGYFNDLPADRFPYLSRHADAMVSGTTEERFEFGLDLLIDGLQRYVGKTTG; this is encoded by the coding sequence ATGAACAGCTCCCCCTGGCGCCCGCTCCCCGAACGGCGACCCACCCGCGTGCTGCTCGACCGCGAGCAGATCATCGATGCCGCGCTGCGGATCTCCGACGCGGAAGGCATCGACGCGGTCAGCACGCGGCGGGTCGCCGCCCAGTTCGGCACCGGCCCGTCCAGCCTCTACGCCCACGTGTCCAACAAGGACGAGCTGCTCCGGTTGATGTTCGACCGGGTCTGCGGCGAGATCGAGCTGCCTGCGCAGGAGCCGGAGCGCTGGCAGCATCAGATCAAGGAGCTGATGCGGAACACGCACCGGATCCTGCTGGCACACAACGACCTGGCCCGGGTCGCCCTGGCCATGATCCCCAACGGGCCGAACGCGCTGCGCGCCTCGGAGTGGATGCTCAGTCTGGCGATCAGGGCCGGCCTGCCCCCGGACCTGTCCGCGTGGGCCAATGAGCGGATCTTCCTCTACGTCACCGCCGACGCCTACGAGGCCTCCATCTGGCGGGCCCAGCTGCGCCACCTGGGCCGGCCCAAGGCCGAGGTGGAGCGGCAGGTCAAGGGCGATCTGCGGGGCTATTTCAACGACCTTCCCGCGGACCGGTTCCCCTACCTGAGCAGGCACGCCGACGCGATGGTCTCGGGCACCACCGAGGAGCGCTTCGAGTTCGGGCTCGACCTGCTGATCGACGGGCTGCAGCGGTACGTCGGAAAAACCACCGGGTGA
- a CDS encoding rhodanese-like domain-containing protein: MSTPPPGSRGIAEILDRARARLVRLSPAETDAAVRDGAVLIDIRPAAQRAEHGEIPGALIIERNVLEWRLDPRSDARLPFADRYDLQVIITCQEGYTSSLAAAALQDLGLHRATDLAGGFAAWRAAGLPTV; the protein is encoded by the coding sequence GTGAGCACACCCCCGCCCGGCTCCCGCGGCATCGCCGAGATCCTCGACCGGGCGCGCGCCCGGCTGGTCCGGCTGAGCCCGGCCGAGACCGACGCCGCGGTCCGCGACGGCGCCGTGCTGATCGACATCCGGCCGGCCGCCCAGCGCGCCGAGCACGGCGAGATCCCCGGCGCGCTGATCATCGAACGCAACGTGCTGGAGTGGCGCCTCGACCCGCGCAGCGACGCCCGGCTGCCGTTCGCCGACCGCTACGACCTCCAGGTGATCATCACCTGTCAGGAGGGGTACACCAGCAGCCTGGCCGCGGCCGCCCTGCAGGATCTCGGCCTGCATCGGGCCACCGACCTGGCCGGCGGGTTCGCCGCCTGGCGGGCCGCCGGTCTGCCGACCGTCTGA
- a CDS encoding Atu4866 domain-containing protein, with protein sequence MQSSTTRVDTTVLDAAAMLAIAMGSTPGPAPGPVPQRPRVVADAVVGTWRSRDGAIKLHLRTDGTYAGEVAGRRKRPSGTYRIDGDAVMLHDAASGLHTPVTVRQHGELEMAGHRLLPA encoded by the coding sequence ATGCAGTCCTCCACCACCCGCGTCGACACCACCGTCCTGGACGCCGCGGCGATGCTCGCGATCGCCATGGGCAGCACGCCCGGGCCGGCTCCGGGGCCGGTCCCGCAGCGACCCCGGGTGGTGGCCGACGCGGTGGTGGGGACCTGGCGCAGCCGGGACGGCGCGATCAAACTGCACCTGCGGACCGACGGCACGTACGCCGGCGAGGTGGCCGGCCGCCGCAAACGCCCCAGCGGCACCTACCGCATCGACGGCGACGCGGTGATGCTGCACGACGCCGCCTCCGGCCTGCACACCCCGGTCACCGTCCGACAGCACGGCGAGCTGGAGATGGCCGGGCACCGCCTGCTCCCCGCCTGA
- a CDS encoding ABC transporter permease, with protein MPETAVADAATGVPLKELARRHGLTSSGRRLGLLEYSRKLWAYRHFIAAHARAKTSSSLGNTNLGSLWTVLTPAINALVYYIIFGVVIGTSGSVSNFIAYLCIGVFVFQFTQSVVQNGVNAITGNLGLIRALHFPRASLPLSVSLVEIRNFLTAMGVLLVIVLFTGEAITWQWLLVLPVMLLQMIFNIGLALAAARLGSKMRDVKQLIPFIMRFWMYGSAVLYPVTRFTEKLDGWKLALVESNPLLVFIELYRHALLENVTLAGEPGLLWIEAVVWSLVVGFFGFVYFWRGEKGYGRG; from the coding sequence ATGCCAGAGACAGCGGTTGCCGACGCCGCTACCGGCGTTCCCCTCAAGGAACTCGCCCGACGGCACGGCCTGACCTCGTCCGGGCGACGGCTCGGACTCCTGGAGTACTCGCGCAAGCTGTGGGCCTACCGGCACTTCATCGCCGCGCACGCCCGGGCGAAGACGTCGTCCTCGCTGGGCAACACCAACCTCGGCTCGCTCTGGACGGTGCTGACACCGGCCATCAACGCGCTGGTGTACTACATCATCTTCGGCGTGGTGATCGGGACCAGCGGCAGCGTCTCGAACTTCATCGCCTATCTCTGCATCGGCGTGTTCGTCTTCCAGTTCACCCAGTCGGTGGTGCAGAACGGCGTCAACGCGATCACCGGCAACCTGGGCCTGATCCGGGCGCTGCACTTCCCCCGGGCCAGCCTGCCCCTCTCGGTGTCCCTGGTGGAGATCCGCAACTTCCTCACCGCGATGGGCGTGCTGCTGGTCATCGTGCTCTTCACCGGTGAGGCGATCACGTGGCAGTGGCTGCTGGTCCTGCCGGTGATGCTGCTGCAGATGATCTTCAACATCGGCCTGGCGCTGGCCGCCGCCCGGCTCGGCTCCAAGATGCGCGACGTCAAGCAGCTGATCCCGTTCATCATGCGGTTCTGGATGTACGGCTCGGCCGTGCTCTACCCGGTCACCCGGTTCACCGAGAAGCTGGACGGCTGGAAGCTCGCCCTCGTCGAGTCCAACCCGCTGCTGGTCTTCATCGAGCTGTACCGGCACGCACTGCTGGAGAACGTCACGCTGGCCGGTGAGCCGGGCCTCCTCTGGATCGAGGCGGTCGTCTGGTCGCTGGTGGTGGGCTTCTTCGGTTTCGTCTACTTCTGGCGCGGAGAGAAGGGCTACGGCCGTGGCTGA
- a CDS encoding MFS transporter produces MTTNSVQTQTTIDTGPYRYRWVALFVILTVEVMDLLDALVTTIAGPVIRAELGGSYSLIQWLGAAYTLAMAIGLLTGGRLGDIYGRRRMFLVGAAGFTLASLACALAPLPGFLVGARAVQGLFGALMLPQGLGMMREMFGPEERAKAFGTFGPVMGLSSVGGPILAGWLVDADYFGSGWRMIFFINLPLGVFAVLGAIRYLPESRLERAPRLDWLGVLFAAGGAFLLLFPLVQGRELDWPAWTFAMLALGVVAFGLFAVYEGGRDRRGLDPLVTPSLFRKRAFTGGLALGLMFFASLIGTGLVFTFYLQIGLGYSPLKAGLTTLPQALGMVAGFVVAGAGLAERLGRRLLQAGTVVMILGTVVFTGTVRLSGAGITPWHMAPALLVLGIGMGLAMAPFFGIVLAGVDDEESGSASGAITSVQQLGGAFGIAVLGTVFFALLPGAVGRHVDDSAGALRATLATAGVPADAHPAVVAGLRECLTDRVAETNPDVTPPSCRDAGPAADPALAAYAAEQVRAGFEDTTIRTTGVSLLLLLSALGLTFLLPRRARPDDAGH; encoded by the coding sequence GTGACGACGAACAGCGTTCAAACGCAGACGACCATCGACACCGGGCCGTACCGATATCGCTGGGTCGCCCTCTTCGTGATCCTCACGGTCGAGGTGATGGACCTGCTCGACGCGCTGGTCACCACGATCGCCGGACCGGTGATCCGGGCCGAGCTGGGCGGGTCGTACAGCCTCATCCAGTGGCTCGGCGCGGCGTACACCCTGGCCATGGCCATCGGCCTGCTCACCGGCGGCCGCCTGGGCGACATCTACGGCCGCCGCCGGATGTTCCTGGTCGGCGCGGCCGGCTTCACCCTCGCCTCGCTGGCCTGCGCACTGGCCCCGCTGCCCGGGTTCCTGGTCGGCGCCCGCGCGGTGCAGGGGCTGTTCGGCGCGCTGATGCTGCCGCAGGGGCTGGGCATGATGCGCGAGATGTTCGGCCCGGAGGAGCGGGCCAAGGCGTTCGGGACGTTCGGCCCGGTGATGGGACTGTCCTCGGTGGGCGGGCCGATCCTGGCCGGGTGGCTGGTCGACGCCGACTACTTCGGCTCCGGCTGGCGGATGATCTTCTTCATCAACCTGCCGCTGGGCGTCTTCGCGGTGCTCGGCGCGATCCGTTACCTTCCCGAGTCCCGGCTGGAGCGCGCGCCGCGGCTGGACTGGCTGGGCGTGCTGTTCGCCGCGGGTGGCGCGTTCCTGCTGCTCTTCCCGCTGGTGCAGGGCCGCGAGCTGGACTGGCCGGCCTGGACCTTCGCCATGCTGGCGCTCGGCGTGGTCGCGTTCGGGCTGTTCGCGGTCTACGAGGGCGGCCGGGACCGGCGCGGCCTCGATCCGCTGGTCACCCCGAGCCTGTTCCGCAAGCGGGCGTTCACCGGCGGCCTGGCGCTGGGCCTGATGTTCTTCGCCTCGCTGATCGGCACCGGCCTGGTCTTCACCTTCTACCTGCAGATCGGGTTGGGCTACTCGCCGCTCAAGGCGGGTCTGACCACGCTGCCGCAGGCGCTCGGCATGGTGGCCGGCTTCGTCGTGGCCGGCGCCGGCCTGGCCGAGCGGCTGGGGCGCCGGCTGCTCCAGGCCGGCACGGTGGTGATGATCCTGGGCACCGTTGTCTTCACCGGCACCGTGCGCCTGTCCGGGGCCGGCATCACCCCCTGGCACATGGCCCCGGCGCTGCTGGTGCTCGGCATCGGGATGGGCCTGGCGATGGCGCCGTTCTTCGGCATCGTGCTGGCCGGCGTGGACGACGAGGAGAGCGGCTCGGCCTCCGGGGCGATCACCTCGGTGCAGCAGCTCGGCGGGGCGTTCGGCATCGCGGTGCTGGGCACCGTCTTCTTCGCGCTGCTGCCGGGCGCGGTCGGGCGGCACGTGGACGACTCGGCCGGGGCGTTGCGGGCCACGCTGGCGACCGCCGGGGTGCCCGCCGACGCGCACCCGGCGGTCGTCGCGGGCCTGCGCGAGTGCCTGACCGACCGGGTGGCCGAGACGAATCCGGACGTCACGCCGCCGTCGTGCCGGGACGCCGGCCCGGCCGCCGACCCGGCGCTCGCGGCGTACGCGGCGGAGCAGGTCCGTGCCGGGTTCGAGGACACCACCATCCGTACCACCGGAGTGTCCCTGCTGCTCCTGCTGTCCGCGCTCGGGCTGACGTTCCTGCTGCCCCGCCGGGCCCGGCCGGACGACGCGGGGCACTGA
- a CDS encoding DHA2 family efflux MFS transporter permease subunit, which translates to MEPVRYGTAAGRRVLLATVLGSSLAFVDATVVNLALPELGRDLDASAAGLQWTVNGYALSLAALVLVGGSLGDRFGRKRIFLAGVAWFALSSLLCGLAPDVGLLVAARILQGVGGALLTPGALAILEASFAPGDRARAIGAWSGLGGIGGALGPFLGGWLLELGSWRYLFLINVPVAVLVLWVAVRHVPESRDPGAARRFDVLGLVTGATGLGGLTYGFTAWPAHGAGHPAVLVPLALGVLGMAAFAAAELRSAHPLVPPEIFRNRAFAGANLVTFLVYAANGGVFFLVVVNLQVVAGYPALAAGLAMLPVTVLMLLLSARGGALGERIGPRLPMTAGPLLCAAALLLMSTIGVHADYLTRVLPAVVLFGLGLALLVAPLTATALGALDDAHAGIASGVNNAVARAAGLLAVAVLPLAAGLGAGSLTEPALLAPVYRDAMLICAGLMVAGAAAAFLTIPGRAPRPAAHHSFCDPASPPVRSRR; encoded by the coding sequence ATGGAACCGGTCCGGTACGGCACCGCAGCCGGCCGCCGGGTGCTGCTGGCCACCGTGCTCGGCTCCAGCCTGGCCTTCGTCGACGCGACCGTGGTCAACCTGGCGCTGCCCGAGCTGGGCCGGGACCTGGACGCGTCGGCCGCGGGTCTGCAGTGGACCGTCAACGGCTACGCGCTGTCGCTGGCCGCGCTGGTCCTGGTCGGCGGCTCGCTCGGCGACCGGTTCGGCCGCAAGCGGATCTTCCTGGCCGGCGTCGCCTGGTTCGCGCTGTCGTCGCTGCTGTGCGGCCTCGCCCCGGACGTCGGGCTGCTGGTCGCGGCGCGGATCCTGCAGGGCGTCGGCGGCGCGCTGCTCACCCCGGGCGCGCTCGCCATCCTGGAGGCGTCGTTCGCACCCGGGGACCGGGCCCGGGCGATCGGCGCCTGGTCCGGGCTGGGCGGGATCGGCGGCGCGCTCGGCCCGTTCCTCGGCGGCTGGCTGCTGGAACTCGGCAGCTGGCGGTATCTCTTCCTGATCAATGTGCCGGTCGCCGTGCTGGTGCTGTGGGTGGCCGTCCGGCACGTGCCGGAGTCACGCGATCCCGGGGCGGCCCGGCGCTTCGACGTGCTCGGGCTGGTCACCGGCGCGACCGGGCTGGGCGGGCTGACGTACGGGTTCACCGCCTGGCCGGCCCACGGCGCGGGGCATCCGGCCGTGCTGGTCCCACTGGCCCTGGGCGTACTGGGGATGGCCGCCTTCGCCGCCGCCGAGCTGCGCTCGGCGCACCCCCTGGTGCCGCCGGAGATCTTCCGCAACCGGGCGTTCGCCGGCGCCAACCTGGTGACCTTCCTGGTGTACGCCGCGAACGGCGGCGTGTTCTTCCTGGTCGTGGTGAATCTGCAGGTGGTGGCGGGGTACCCGGCGCTGGCGGCCGGACTGGCCATGCTCCCGGTCACGGTCCTCATGCTGCTGCTCTCGGCCCGCGGGGGCGCGCTGGGCGAACGGATCGGTCCGCGGCTGCCGATGACCGCGGGCCCGCTGCTCTGCGCGGCGGCCCTGCTGCTGATGTCCACCATCGGCGTGCACGCGGATTACCTCACCCGGGTGCTGCCCGCCGTCGTGCTTTTCGGCCTGGGGCTGGCCCTGCTGGTGGCCCCGCTGACCGCCACCGCGCTGGGCGCCCTGGACGACGCGCACGCCGGCATCGCCTCCGGCGTCAACAACGCGGTGGCCCGGGCCGCCGGCCTGCTCGCGGTCGCGGTGCTCCCGCTGGCCGCCGGGCTCGGTGCCGGGTCCCTGACCGAGCCGGCCCTGTTGGCCCCGGTGTACCGCGACGCCATGCTGATCTGCGCCGGGCTGATGGTGGCCGGCGCGGCCGCGGCGTTCCTGACCATCCCCGGGCGTGCGCCGCGGCCGGCGGCCCACCACTCCTTCTGCGATCCGGCGTCGCCGCCGGTCCGGTCCCGGCGGTGA
- a CDS encoding zf-HC2 domain-containing protein has translation MSDLDEHDSLHRLLGGYLLGGLDETDTDRLDAHLHDCADCRAELDRLAPVPEMLQHLPDARHAGGGLPPLTVAPTARPSPQHIESLLSRMRAEKTRESRMSRVRWLVAASVAVIAAGAIGYGVVGNDRTAPRPPVAQQTGAVQITADFRAAAGSGMGGQAVLTPKAWGVEIALNMSRMEGTAPFFCMVRRADGTMEQAAAWGATPEHTAKVSGASSIPAADVRAIVITDSGGKVLGTAAVA, from the coding sequence ATGAGCGACCTCGACGAGCACGACAGCCTGCACCGGCTGCTCGGCGGATACCTTCTCGGTGGCCTGGACGAGACGGACACCGACCGGCTGGACGCGCATCTGCACGACTGCGCCGACTGCCGGGCCGAGTTGGACCGGCTCGCGCCCGTACCGGAGATGCTCCAGCACCTGCCGGATGCCCGGCACGCCGGGGGTGGTCTCCCGCCGCTCACGGTCGCCCCGACCGCGCGGCCGAGCCCGCAGCACATCGAGAGCCTGCTCAGCCGGATGCGGGCGGAGAAGACCCGGGAGTCACGGATGAGCCGGGTACGGTGGCTGGTCGCCGCCTCGGTGGCGGTCATCGCGGCCGGCGCGATCGGGTACGGCGTCGTCGGCAACGACCGCACGGCACCGCGGCCGCCGGTCGCCCAGCAGACCGGCGCCGTGCAGATCACCGCGGACTTCCGGGCCGCCGCCGGCAGCGGGATGGGCGGTCAGGCGGTGCTCACCCCGAAGGCGTGGGGGGTGGAGATCGCGCTGAACATGAGCCGGATGGAGGGCACGGCGCCGTTCTTCTGCATGGTCAGACGCGCCGACGGCACCATGGAGCAGGCCGCCGCCTGGGGCGCCACCCCCGAGCACACGGCCAAGGTGAGCGGCGCCAGCTCGATCCCGGCGGCCGACGTGCGAGCCATCGTGATCACCGACAGCGGCGGGAAGGTGCTGGGCACCGCGGCCGTGGCGTGA